A stretch of DNA from Carya illinoinensis cultivar Pawnee chromosome 12, C.illinoinensisPawnee_v1, whole genome shotgun sequence:
ataaaaatatatgaaaatatcaaAAGCTAGGAGCCATCCCGAGTGAATtggatagaaaaataaataataaagaaaataatttttttttaaaaaagtaagttTGATGACTTCTGTAATAAATAAAGAGGAATGATATTTATTGTatggtaaaaataataattttgaaacgAGAtctaaggaaaaacaaaacaagacacaGACGAGAGAGATCACGGAAGGAAAGAAGACCCGTGACGTCCGCCTGCCGCCGCTCACGTATCGTACACCGGCTTCATATTTAGTCAAAGTTTCTCTTTGACTCCCGGCCTCACTTTTTCCGTCACTATTTTTTTTCACCAGCTTCCACTTCAGCGCGTGTGCACGCCACTCCAATTAGTACCTTCTATTTTCGGGGAGCTAGGAAAGGGGACCATACCAACGGTCCAATCCACTGGGTACAATGGGTACATGATGAAGGTCCACGATAATGATTTGACAGTGTGTGCACGCGCAAAATGTAAACGTGGGCAGGCCGATATCTTTTTTCCTCGTTAGACCGCATCAAAACATGTCCAACTTTATCAAACCCCACACTCCACCACATCGCTGCTTTATCATGCGGTAGGAGAGAAATAGATAACAGAGAGAAATAGATAACAAACAGACAAATGTAGGTGTTGATTATAGAAAACCAGGGGAGAGGCAACGTCGGATTGATATACTGTGAACAAACACTCAAAGAAAATTGTTCTAAAAGTCAGCTCTTGCGTCTTCACTTTCAAATGACTTGCCCCATTTCCCCAAGTTTTGTCCAATAATACTTAGGTTCTCAAACCAAGGAACTTTCCTTTTCTGTATCAGAAAAATGCCCCAACAGTGTAACACATCACACTGTTATTCTTTACTGTTTCTTGATTTGATGTATCCGGCTCTCTTTTTCTTCGTCTAGATTCTGTCATCTACTGAGGCTTTGAATTTAGTGGGAGAAGAGACAGGGAGAGCAAGAGCATCTGGATTTGAAATCGGAGAAGATCCATTTGTGGGAAAGGTGGCTACAGGGTTTTGGGTTCACGGGTAACTGTTGCTTCACTTGCTAGGGATGTTAATGCGAATATAATATCTTAAAAGGTTTTCATTGCGCGCCTTTCTTTGGGGTCGCTTACCATAACAATCAAAGGGTCTACTCGGTTAGTTAAAGTTCCCTTCTTTTCTCATGCTTCCTCAACTAATCTTGTTTGACTTGAAATCTTTGATCTTGGGATCTGATATCAGTTATAGTCATTTGGTTTTACTGGTCATTGTTGCCTAACTTGCACgtggtttattattaatatcattttGGTCCCCTGGTGTTTTGGGAGGCGGGTTTGGAAATCCTTCAATTGggtctttttcactctttctgtAAGGAGTATTGCACCGTTGCGTGTTCAGCAAAATAGGGTTAGAGGTTTATTTTTGGTTCTAGATTTCTTTCTGGGACTGGGTAGCTCACTTGTTCTACCggtatttattattgtttcacttttttttacaaGCTGTTCTTAGTTGGTCCTTTTGTGCTGTCTGAGGCATTTTGGGACGTCATATATAAAGTTTCTCCATTGGGGCGTCCTTTCGTTTTCTGCGAGGGGCAGTACTATTTAGTGACCGATTTCAGATTGCACTAGGATTGGGGGGTTGGTTCCTAAAATTACTGGTCTAGGGAACTGATTTCTGGTGGGGATTGGTGATCTCAGTTTTCGTACCTGTAATTCTTATTTCTTGCGTCATTTAGAAGCTGCAAGTTGGGGTTTTTTGGGCGGAAGTCTTTTGTCATGTGGGTATGTATGCAAGGTTCTTCGTTTGGATAATTTGTTATTGCTTCTGAAAAGCAGTGCACGCAGAATGATTACTGGCTCGGCTGAGTTTTTGGGAGTGCTGACCCTGATTTGAGCTGGAAAAACTCCTGTGGTTTTAGCGATGGCGTCGCAGCGGTTTGTTCCGATGACTTTCCTCAAATGGGTATGCTTTGCGTGCTTTCTTTGTTCATCGTTGGGTTTGAACAGCCCAGCCTCGTCCTGTGATCCACACGATCTGTTGGCACTGAAGGAGTTTGCAGGGAACCTCACAAACGGCTCCATTGTTACAAGCTGGTCCAATGAATCCAACTGCTGCAAATGGGAGGGTGTTGTCTGTGAGAATGTAAAGGGAAATCTTTCAATTGCCAGTAGGGTGACCAAATTGTTTCTCTCCAAAATGGGTCTCAAAGGGACAGTTTCACACTCTATGTTTCGTTTGGACCAGTTGAAGTGGCTTGATCTTTCAAACAACCATCTCGATGGTGAATTGCCCCCAGACCTCTCAAACTTGAAGCAGCTGGAAGTTCTTGATTTGAGCCATAACATTCTTTCAGGACCAGTTTTAGTGGCGCTTTCTGGTCTTGAATCCATTCAGATACTTAACATCTCTAGCAATTCATTCAATGGGCATGTTGTCGAACTTGGCGCATTGCCAAACCTTCTTGAGTTCAACATTAGCAACAATTCATTCACCGGCCGGTTTGATTCTCACATTTGCAGTTCCTCCAATGGGGTTCAGACTATTGACTTGTCTGCGAACCATTTGGTGGGCGGTCTTGAAGCCTTGGACAATTGCAGCACATCTCTGCGAATATTACATTTGGATTTCAATTCTCTTTCAGGGCCTCTACCTGATTCCTTGTATACTCTGTCAGCTTTGGAGCAACTCTCGGTCTCAGCGAACACTTTTTCTGGCAAGTTAAGCAAGAAGCTAAGTAAGCTCTCTAATCTTAAAGCTTTAGTCATTTCTGAAAACCAATTTTCTGGCAAACTGCCAAATGTGTTTGGGGCCCTTACAAAGCTAGAAGTCTTAGTTGCGCACTCGAATTGGTTTTCTGGGTCATTGCCAGCTACCCTTGAACTCTGCTCAAAGCTTAGAGTTCTTGATCTTCGTAACAACTCGTTCATGGGTCCTATTGATCTTAATTTCACTGGGTTGCCCAATCTCTGCACACTTGATCTTGCCACTAATCGTTTTTCTGGGCCTCTTCCAAATTCTCTATCTAATTGCCGTGAACTGAAGATTTTGAGCCTTGCTAAGAATGAATTGACTGGCCCGATCCCTGAAAATTTGGCACAGCTCGGGTCACTGTTGTTTCTTTCAATATCAAACAACAGCTTTGGGAACCTATCTGCAGCACTATCTGTGCTGCAGCATTGCAAAAATCTCACCACTCTTATCCTTACGAAGAACTTCCATGGTGAAGAAATTCCACAAAATGTGAGTGGGTTTGAGAGCTTGATGATTTTAGCGCTTGGGAATTGCGCTCTGAAAGGCCAAATCCCAGGTTGGTTATTGAGCTGTAGGAAGTTGCAAGTCCTGGATTTGTCTTGGAATTACTTGGATGGTGTTGTCCCTTCTTGGATTGGTCAGATGgagaatttgttttatttggacTTCTCAAATAATTCTCTCACAGGTGAAATCCCACCAAGTTTGACAGAGCTAAAGAGCCTTGTTTTTTTAAATCGCAGTTCGTCAAATCTTACTGCTTCTACTGGCATTCCGCTCTATGTAAAGCGTAACAAGAGTGCTAGTGGTCTGCAATACAACCAGGCCAAAAGTTTCCCCCCCGCAATATACTTGAGCAATAACAGAATAAGCGGAATGGTATCCCCTGAAATTGGAAGGCTAAAAGAGCTACATGTTTTAGATTTGAGCAGAAACAACATAACTGGTGCCATACCTAGCTCCATTTCTGAGATGAGGAACTTAGAAGCATTggatttatcatataataactTTTCTGGAACTATCCCACCGTCATTCAGCAAGCTCACATTCTTGTCAAAGTTTAGCGTGGCGTATAACCACTTGCATGGAGCAATTCCAAGCGGGGGTCAGTTCTCTAGCTTTCCCAACTCAAGCTTTGAGGGCAACCTGGGACTTTGTGGGCAAATAGATTCTTGTGATGTTGAGGGGAATACTGGACTAGAACCTGTTATTCCTTCTGGTTCAAACAGTAAATTTGGTCGAAGCAACATCTTTGGCATAACGATCAGTATTGGTGTTGGATTGGCTGTGCTACTTGCAATGACTCTGCTTAAAATGTCCAGGAGGGATGTGGGGGATCCAATTGATAACTTTGATGAGGAACTCAGCAGGCCACGCAGATTATCTGAAGCACTTGGGTGTTCAAAGCTGGTACTCTTTCAGAATGCAGATTGCAAAGATCTCACAGTTGCAGACTTGTTGAAATCTACCAACAATTTCAACCAAGCGAACATAATTGGTTGCGGTGGATTTGGTCTGGTTTACAAAGCCAGCTTTCCTAATGGAACAAAAGCTGCAATCAAGAGACTTTCTGGGGATTGCGGTCAGATGGAACGTGAATTCCAAGCTGAAGTGGAAGCCCTGTCAAGAGCTCAGCATAAAAATCTCGTTGCTCTTCAAGGTTATTGCCGATATGCGAATGACAGATTGTTGATTTACTCCTACATGGAGAATGGAAGCTTGGATTATTGGCTGCATGAGAATGTTGATGGGGGTTCACTTCTAAAATGGGATGTAAGGCTCAAGATAGCTCAAGGTGCAGCTCATGGATTGGCTTACTTGCACAAGGGTTGTAAGCCAAACATAGTTCATCGAGACATAAAATCTAGCAACATCCTTTTGGATGAAAGTTTTGAAGCTCATTTGGCTGATTTTGGTCTCTCAAGGCTACTGCAACCTTATGATACTCACGTTACTACGGATTTGGTTGGTACCTTGGGTTATATCCCTCCTGAATATAGTCAAACTTTAACGGCAACTTTCAGGGGTGATGTCTATAGTTTTGGAGTAGTTATTCTCGAGCTTCTTACTGGTAAAAGGCCTATGGAAGTTTGCAAAGGAAAAAACTGCAGGAACTTGGTGTCTTGGGTGTTTCAGATGAAATATGAGAAGAGAGAGGAGGAAATTATAGATTCAGCTATATGGGATATGGATCATGAGAAACAGCTCTTAGAGGTGCTTGGTATTGCCTGTAAATGCATAGATCAAGATCCAAGACAGAGGCCCTCTATTGAGCAAGTTGTTTCGTGGCTTGATGGTGTTGGATTTAAAGATGCACAGCAATGAACTACATTAGTTTCTCTCTTCTAATTTTATGTCGGGATTCCCAGAAAATGAAAGTATACCTGAAAAGAAACATTGTCTCGAGTTTCTAGAAGGTTGGAGTACTGAGTTTCAACAAGTGACTGACAGATGAACTATGTATACGCAtgctatctatctatatatatatatatatatatatctatctatatatttgGCCATTtcttttgctacatataagcatTTATAGAATGTCTAAATTCTGCTTTGTTCCGTTAAACCATTCCCACTATTTGAACAAATGtgttaaatcttaaaaaaaaaaaaaaaaaaaaaggagaagaagatggtATGCATTGTATGATATTTCCCTCGTTATGCTCAACTGATGATGCATATCTGTTAGTCGTGCAATGACATTTCAACAGTATCGAGTGAGATCAAATGACATCGCCcctttctcaatttttttttaagttaattaCTGAAATGATCCATTGAGACATTTCTTCCGATGacaaaaatgttatatatagttatttttatatattttttaaacatttgttaatgtgattggttatatcaatttttttaatacataattaattacattaatacaGTATAAaacatagaatttttataataataatcatataaaatGAACATGTGTTGAGTAGCTAAATCACAAAAATGAGTCATCCCAATCAGCATGTCCAAAACGTGGCCAAGTCCACCTTCCACGAGGTGCACAACAGATCATGCGCGGGTCGACCTCTTCAGTTTGACAATATAGATGATGGCAGCACAGCACTGTACCAAAGCACTTCTACGCGGTGGTGGGACAAATTTTGTAAAAGAATTTAACCAAATATTAACGCAGCAGGAAGCCGGAAAGATGCAGGCACCATTTCTGCCAATTCATTTAGCAAAGAAAGCTCGATCTCTTCGGTACCTCAAAATCTTTGCCTAATGCCCCAACAACTAGCAAATTATTCTGCATGGATTACTTCTCCCGTACTACTTCTTGTCACCGTGCTCATGAAGTATGCCTTTATTATAttcttctacatttttttttttttacataatttccttgttacatatttttgtttatgGCTTTTTTTCCCCTTGCGTATCCATGTTTAACATTTTCACCTTAATTAATTaggtttttcttttccatttttttcttaagttttgctacgtaaaagtaaaattacGTAATAATCTGCctaccaatactgatttctttatatttaaaatttaaactagcattattttcaataaaatctaatttttgatcaatcacattagattggtacaCGTAATAGtgtacaattatacttgcaattagatttttctttttttcttattataataTGCAACTTGCTTTTGCACTTCTTtttgcaaaaaacaaaaagaattatgCTGCCTACCATCActtttatatcaaaataattattttatattaaaacaaattgAGTTAGTGAAATACATAAAAAGAACGCAATCGACTGCATAGAgttttttatataagaaaacaaACAGCACATGATTTTATTTACAACAATATTTCAGCGTGTCAATGCCGTAGCAGAAGGGAGAAATGTGACATCAGTACTGCCAGAAAACACGGGGGACAAAAAGAATGCAAGCACTAATTATGAGGCCAAAGATCAAGCACAAAGAATCAACGATGATGATGATATGAGTGGCGTGACAGGTTTTGTGGTCGACACAGCGAGACAATGCGTTACGAAGGCAATGGACAGGGCGGAGGATGTTGGAGAGACGGTTAAGGAGGCAATGGACAGCGCTTTTGACGTAACAAAGGAAACTACTTCGACCCAAAATATGAAAGACACAGTTGTCGTGGTGGCCGATACTAATGTAGTTGATACCACCGAGTATAGAAGCATTCAAGATGCGGCGAAGCATGCATTTGAAGGTGCTAGCTCATGATGTTTTTGGTGGTCGTGTTGAAACATGAAAATTGCGTTGATGTTGATTCTGCATGAGTCTCAAATCTAGCTGTGTTTTTACTTACGTAAATGGGTCATAGCTAGCTAGAGATCATCAAGTCCTTTACAATCCAACATAAACGAGAAATTAAAATGCACTCATGATCAATATAGACGCTCATGTACAAATGACGAGGTATTCACAATTCGGGTAGACTTTCCGTTGATCGATCTTAATTAACTGGaaattaagatgaaaattaagCCTTGACAAATGTAACTAACATTAGGCTGCTAATTAGAGATGCCTGTGATTCGATGAAGAGTTGGGGGATTAAGTTTTATGCATTTGGCTAATGCTCCACCaagttgaaaattattttccatgATCCATGATGATCTTTGACCTTGATGTCCGAGGCGTACACGCACCTGTGCTTAGCATAAGGAAAGGCAGGGCATGATTAATGAAGGCATTCGAATGCCTTTGTGGCTTGCAGTGCAGGGGTGCATGCAGTACTGCCCTATGATCTGCTGCTGTAATGATTTAagttttctctgttttttttttttttttttaaatgcattcCTCGTTTATTGCTGGATTCGATTGCGTAAAAATAATGGGATTCTGGAATCTGATACGCAGTCTATTTTCTGCGCATAAATTGACAGATAAAAATCTAGGAGGAATATTGATAAAAAGGAAAACGCGATAGAAAAAGCAGCTTCTGAAAGGGCCACATTTGAAAGCATGCAGTTTCTGAAATATCGATCAACATGCCTGCTACTGCTAGTAGTAAAAAGTTTTGGATATATAAAACAAGTTTAAAATCACGCGTCTCCAGCAATTTGACTGACTGTTTGTAAACGATAAATAAGAAGATCCAAGTCATATCTAGGCAAGTCAAAGTTACTAAACAACGAATACTTGACACAATTTATCAATCGATTAATAGTTCCAACCACAAACGATActaccaaaaaacaaaatcatgtgaaaaacattaatttatgaaaaactACCGAAAAATCGAACATCTTGATCAAAATCAGTCTTTGTATAACAAAGAGAAGAATCCAAGAAGGACGAGAGGGGACCAAAATCCAACGGATCATCTTGTACTACTCATGAGTGTGATGAAAATGAAGGAGTGAGACATGTAGATTCTCAAATAGAAAAGACGAGCGACGCGGAAGCCTGTTGAAATTGGCACGGTGGTCCTATATATAAATGGCCGAATCATGGCatatatatttctaaaaaaCTAATTCTAGATCATATATATAGGCAGGCCAGGCTGGTTTAAACTTCCTTCTCTTTTGGTGTGCATACTAATTTTTTCGTATTTAATTTGGTCGTTTAAGAGTAATGACTTCTGTTAAATGCTTTCATGATCAATCGGCAGCTTTTATTTTCTGGCAAGGATAGCTATTGGCTGGTCGGGCCAgacttaaattttttatatgggGGCCAACTAGCGTAAACAGGTATCAACATAGAGAAGCCcgggggggtgggggtgggggtgacACGCGCCTTATTGCAAGCTCGAGGTACAGAGACTGAATGTAAAGCAGAAGAGTCAGAAAAAAGCATGTATTAAAGAAAGcttacagatatatatatatatatatatatatataggccatCCAAAAGACAAACGTGGATAGTACTCGTGTTGTATAAGTTTACTTCCTTATGTAACTAAAAAGAGGTCGAGTTGTGAAGCATTGGTGCAGTAGTATAGTTCAATAAAGAGTTCTCTGCTACAATGATATGTCCCTCTCAACTACCAAGCCTCTCCCATCATTGTGAACAGCTTTACAGGCTTTAAATATAAGGTGCGATTATTAGATATTTCGAGTAATTTAGGCTGCAGGTAGAAATCTGAAATCAAAAGAGCAACTATTGTCATAAATAACAACCGAAATTTTTTAGACGTGTCACGAGAccttattgccttatatgtaTGCCAATATGCATAAAGAATGTAATCTACACAATCTGTATGTCAATCATGGCTGCAACTCTAACACAATATTCATAAAACACCAAACAGATCAGGCTCAAATCTTTCCATCAAAGATCAGACCATAAATATATAGCAAATCATGCCTCTCCAAACTTGTTTATAAACGTGCTGTTATTCATTATTCTCCACAACATATATACTAACTGACTCACTCAAGAAAATGGAGCTTGTGGTCCTCCTCCACTTCTATCACCTTTTCCTTACATTCTCTTCATCTATATTACCCCAAGTTCCACCCCTTTCCTCCAACCATTCTCCACCATATCATTTCCTTGTAACCTTCCTCCATGGAGGCTAAGGGTTATGAAGGCAAGCAAACTTTCAAAGAGAAGGTGAACAAGGAGACCGTGGTCGAGGAAGATGGAGATGATGACTTGGATGATGAAGAAGGAGGCCGAGCTGAAATGATAGGTTTTGCAGATAATGGGAGAAAGAAAACAGTTGCTGTTGTCTCAGTGAAAAGAGGGTCCGGTGCAGGTGCTGGTGGGGTGTCATCACCGCCATGTTGCCAGGCAGAGAAGTGTGGAGCAGATTTGACTGATGCAAAGCGGTACCATCGCCGTCATAAGGTGTGTGAGTTTCATTCAAAGGCACCCGTGGTGATTGTTGCAGGACAGCGGCAACGGTTTTGTCAGCAATGCAGCAGGTCTAGGATCCCTAATTTTCTTTAGCATTGTTTCTTCTGTGGGTTTAAATTTAGTATCGTAGAACTAGAATGGAATCTGCTTCCATTTTTTTGGGAGAAAATAACCATCTATATTTATTGAAACAGTTTTTTACTTGTCCGGTTCGCGAATGTTATGAAGTGGAAATGTTTCATGCTAATCATAGACTTGACACATTTTTTAACTTACATACTTGCTACTAGAATTCTTGCACCATACAACATGGTCGGCTAACGTAGAAACTACTTAATCTAAGGAACTTGCTTCTGCCTGCTGTGCCATCATATTCAATTTAACACATGGAACTTCCATAAAAACGAGGACAATGATGTATTTCCTAACGCTTGTAGTGTAATTGGACGTAGTAGGTTCCATGAGCTACCCGAGTTTGATGAAGCAAAAAGAAGCTGCCGCAGACGCTTGGCCGGACATAATGAGCGGCGTCGAAAGGGTTCAGCCGAATCTAGTGGAGAAGGCTCAAGCCACAAAGGGATTGGTCAACAGTCAAAGGAAAGTCAGATTAGGCAAGGTGATGATCAAAGGAGCAGAATTCAAGTCACAGTACCCAGGAATAATTTCAGTTACAAGCATCTCCAGATAAGATAAGATCAATGCTAtctgctctctctcttctgTCAGCTTCATGAGCCCagcataaactatatatataatagttttcaAGGGAACAGGAGCAGGCTACCATGAGGCAACGGATCTTGTATTAAGAAATTGTCTACGGCATATTAAGATAGTACATCTTAGTATACCTTGGACGTTGTTGCTTTGGTTCTACTTTGTATTCTTGTTTATGAGCTTTTATTCTGCAGACTGTGCTATGTGGAATAGGCTTTTGAGATGGTATGTTCTATGCTAACGATGCTTCAATCTCTTAACCCCACTACTTCTTCCAACTTGTTGATCAGTTTATCAAAGCATTTATGCTTACTAATACGTACTAAACTTCATGAGCAAAAAAAGTAGAAGGAACGATCACAATATTCAGCGCCATCGTTCTACGTATGTCGAGATTTTTTGGGCAGGATTTATGTAGTTTAGCTCCTGCTCCtattttatgttcttttttaaGAATAACAAACAAAATAGAAACTCTAAATCGGTCCTAAAGTTGCTCTTTATCAGCAAAACATAACAGCGAATTTATTCTCTCTTACAAAAAACTGATACTGCCCGTAACAATTAGTTTACGCAGCTCTGTCGCATAAGTTTGCATGTCTGACATTGATCCGAAGAATACCACAAAAAGGCTATGATGGCACAAGAAGGGTATTTATATACATCACTTAAAACAGAGGTTTTCCCCAACAGAAGTATTCAGCAGAGCAATACTTATAGATCACCCAAATCTTACAACTATGCAGGAAATATCATCTGTGCTCTTTCTATTAAGCGCCTCTTCGGTCAGGTGCTTTGCTGCTGACCGAGCATCCTTTAATGGCCTGATGCAATCTGCTGCTTCTTGGTTCGACATTACCTAGCACCAATGTAAAAGACAGATTTTAGTCCAGTCAAaggtaaaacaaataaaatgtaaaGGGGGAAAAAGTGCAGTGAAAATAAAATCGGGTGTAACgtgtttgattttgattttctccATTTCTATGCCACACATATTGTGGAACAAAAGTATTCTTACAACTAAGAGGTAGTATAACCAGGGATTCAAACAAAACGAACCTTCCATAATCCATCACTTGCTAGGATAAAAAACTCCGTTTCATCATCTATAAACTCCACCTTGACATGGGGCTCTGAACTGAGGTGTTTCTTCAAGCTCTTGTCACCAAACGCCCTTGCCACTGCCAACTGCCCATCAACTCGTGGAACATCCCCTGAATTTATCAGAGTTGTGATCTTGATATTAataaagatgagaagaaaacatcaatgagTACAAAACTGTTCGAGATGTTAATATCATTGGAACTGCTCATTGATCTAAATAACGAAGAGCTAATGGTGCTAGCAGCAAAGCTCGGAACAGTGCAAACATTTAGTATTATTCAGAGAACCGGCCAACTTTACTTCTTCcgtgaaaaataaaacaaagatcAAGGTTGGATTGCTCGAACCCATGCCAGTGCATCAAACAAATGAACTCAACTCTTACTAAATGGGACTCTAGGACACTACAGAATGCGAGAAGAGTTTAATATAATGTCCTTTGTCATATAAGCTAATTTTTAAATGGAATGAGATTCATGGTGGAATGATATCATAATTTCCATGCAGCATCTGTACAAATGTCATCCCTGTCATCCCAGATAGAAATCAGTTTGTATTTCAGAAGTCAGGTTACCGGGAAAGTTGGACACAAAACCACCTCTCTCCTCAATTCTCTCCCTTTCCATGCTTGGCTCATGATCAATTGATAGTTGCTTGGCCACACCATTCTTACAGATAACAGCTCGAGAATCCCCAATGTTCGCTACTACCAACTTATGACAATTAATCAATATTGCTGTAACTGCAGTTGAACCGCCTTTTCCCAAATCAACTGCTTTCTCCAAAATGTTGGCGTCAGTTATACGATAAGCTCTCCTGATTGCTTTCTCTGTTTCTCTCCAGAAGTCAGGctacttgagagagagagagagagagagagagagagagagagagagagttagttattgatatatctataaaataattttaccatTTTGGGAAATGACAGGAATAAGGACTTCAATGCATGAATTACCTcctttaaaatattctcaaacaAATGAGACCTCAGATAATCGGGAATATCATGGCTCAAATGGCCATCAAAGATTGCAAACAGACCAAGCTCATCGTCTTCAACTTGCTTAAACTGTGCAAAAACATAATCTTCCATGGCATGATGTGATTTTCCCTTCACCAAGTGAAAGCCATGTGTTATCTTCTTTGAAATCTTGCTCTTTCCTTTTCCAGAGTCGGGATCTGACGAACCTAACCCAACTTTTTCCTAcgataaatatatttacaatgGTGCGAAGGACGTATGAGTAAACTACTTCAGAAAGCTGAAGAAACCAGAATAACCAAACTAAACTCTAACCACCATTGTAGGAATCTAATTGcaatcctttttttctttctggtaAGTCCAATTGCCATCCTCTCTAAAAGTAATTCTTAGTAACAGTGACTACGCAGGTTTGTGTTGTAATTCACAATTCATAATATGTTACAGGGATAGAAGACAGccaacaaaaggaaaagaaacaaacgaAAAAGCAGAGAGAGTCTATTAAAAACGATTGGGAAAGTATGGTACTAAACCAGAAAACCTTAGTTCTTCGGTGAAGTTAATGTCTGATTGAAGTTGACGAatgtaaatagtttttttttttttttcttttgaaatgcaGAACCCATTCAACGCCATTAATTTGACAAATTTCTTTCAGGATCCCTAAAGCAGATGATGGGAATAAACTTCAAACTGCTGTAAAACTAAAGGGAGCCCCAATCAACCTGGTGGCATGACGGTCCGGGATCGAACTGCGACTCgctatttaaaattttagattttgatcCAACGCAAGGATACGGACGGAAAACGAAGAAGAAACCGTGAAAAAGGGAATGAAATCGATGAAATTAGATAACGAAGAAACTTTCAGGCGTACCTTCATCTTGTGGAGGATTTCTTTGCCGGCCATGGTTACTCTCTCAGTCTCTGCCCCCGTTCCGTGCATAGCGGTACAGCAGCTACTTCAGGGATCAGTTGTCC
This window harbors:
- the LOC122289919 gene encoding phytosulfokine receptor 2-like encodes the protein MASQRFVPMTFLKWVCFACFLCSSLGLNSPASSCDPHDLLALKEFAGNLTNGSIVTSWSNESNCCKWEGVVCENVKGNLSIASRVTKLFLSKMGLKGTVSHSMFRLDQLKWLDLSNNHLDGELPPDLSNLKQLEVLDLSHNILSGPVLVALSGLESIQILNISSNSFNGHVVELGALPNLLEFNISNNSFTGRFDSHICSSSNGVQTIDLSANHLVGGLEALDNCSTSLRILHLDFNSLSGPLPDSLYTLSALEQLSVSANTFSGKLSKKLSKLSNLKALVISENQFSGKLPNVFGALTKLEVLVAHSNWFSGSLPATLELCSKLRVLDLRNNSFMGPIDLNFTGLPNLCTLDLATNRFSGPLPNSLSNCRELKILSLAKNELTGPIPENLAQLGSLLFLSISNNSFGNLSAALSVLQHCKNLTTLILTKNFHGEEIPQNVSGFESLMILALGNCALKGQIPGWLLSCRKLQVLDLSWNYLDGVVPSWIGQMENLFYLDFSNNSLTGEIPPSLTELKSLVFLNRSSSNLTASTGIPLYVKRNKSASGLQYNQAKSFPPAIYLSNNRISGMVSPEIGRLKELHVLDLSRNNITGAIPSSISEMRNLEALDLSYNNFSGTIPPSFSKLTFLSKFSVAYNHLHGAIPSGGQFSSFPNSSFEGNLGLCGQIDSCDVEGNTGLEPVIPSGSNSKFGRSNIFGITISIGVGLAVLLAMTLLKMSRRDVGDPIDNFDEELSRPRRLSEALGCSKLVLFQNADCKDLTVADLLKSTNNFNQANIIGCGGFGLVYKASFPNGTKAAIKRLSGDCGQMEREFQAEVEALSRAQHKNLVALQGYCRYANDRLLIYSYMENGSLDYWLHENVDGGSLLKWDVRLKIAQGAAHGLAYLHKGCKPNIVHRDIKSSNILLDESFEAHLADFGLSRLLQPYDTHVTTDLVGTLGYIPPEYSQTLTATFRGDVYSFGVVILELLTGKRPMEVCKGKNCRNLVSWVFQMKYEKREEEIIDSAIWDMDHEKQLLEVLGIACKCIDQDPRQRPSIEQVVSWLDGVGFKDAQQ
- the LOC122290358 gene encoding uncharacterized protein LOC122290358; this translates as MDYFSRTTSCHRAHERVNAVAEGRNVTSVLPENTGDKKNASTNYEAKDQAQRINDDDDMSGVTGFVVDTARQCVTKAMDRAEDVGETVKEAMDSAFDVTKETTSTQNMKDTVVVVADTNVVDTTEYRSIQDAAKHAFEGASS
- the LOC122290331 gene encoding squamosa promoter-binding protein 1 isoform X1; the protein is MEAKGYEGKQTFKEKVNKETVVEEDGDDDLDDEEGGRAEMIGFADNGRKKTVAVVSVKRGSGAGAGGVSSPPCCQAEKCGADLTDAKRYHRRHKVCEFHSKAPVVIVAGQRQRFCQQCSSVIGRSRFHELPEFDEAKRSCRRRLAGHNERRRKGSAESSGEGSSHKGIGQQSKESQIRQGDDQRSRIQVTVPRNNFSYKHLQIR
- the LOC122290331 gene encoding squamosa promoter-binding protein 1 isoform X2 produces the protein MEAKGYEGKQTFKEKVNKETVVEEDGDDDLDDEEGGRAEMIGFADNGRKKTVAVVSVKRGSGAGAGGVSSPPCCQAEKCGADLTDAKRYHRRHKVCEFHSKAPVVIVAGQRQRFCQQCSRFHELPEFDEAKRSCRRRLAGHNERRRKGSAESSGEGSSHKGIGQQSKESQIRQGDDQRSRIQVTVPRNNFSYKHLQIR
- the LOC122290330 gene encoding probable protein phosphatase 2C 39 — its product is MHGTGAETERVTMAGKEILHKMKEKVGLGSSDPDSGKGKSKISKKITHGFHLVKGKSHHAMEDYVFAQFKQVEDDELGLFAIFDGHLSHDIPDYLRSHLFENILKEPDFWRETEKAIRRAYRITDANILEKAVDLGKGGSTAVTAILINCHKLVVANIGDSRAVICKNGVAKQLSIDHEPSMERERIEERGGFVSNFPGDVPRVDGQLAVARAFGDKSLKKHLSSEPHVKVEFIDDETEFFILASDGLWKVMSNQEAADCIRPLKDARSAAKHLTEEALNRKSTDDISCIVVRFG